The following are encoded in a window of Lagenorhynchus albirostris chromosome 3, mLagAlb1.1, whole genome shotgun sequence genomic DNA:
- the CDC37 gene encoding hsp90 co-chaperone Cdc37, whose amino-acid sequence MVDYSVWDHIEVSDDEDETHPNIDTASLFRWRHQARVERMEQFQKEKEELDRGCRECKRKVAECQRKLKDLEVAEGEGSRAELERLQAEAQQLRKEERSWEQKLEEMRKKEKSMPWNVDTLSKDGFSKSMVNTKPERAEEESEEVREQKHKTFVEKYEKQIKHFGMLRRWDDSQKYLSDNVHLVCEETANYLVIWCIDLEVEEKCALMEQVAHQTIVMQFILELAKSLKVDPRACFRQFFTKIKTADRQYMEGFNDELEAFKDRVRGRAKLRIEKAMKEYEEEERRKRLGPGGLDPVEVYESLPEELQKCFDVKDVQMLQDAISKMDPTDAKYHMQRCIDSGLWVPNSKSSEAKEEEEAGPGDPLLEASSRGDEKDVSA is encoded by the exons ATGGTGGACTACAGCGTGTGGGACCACATCGAGGTGTCTGACGATGAAGACGAGACGCACCCCAACATCGACACAGCCAGCCTCTTCCGCTGGCGGCACCAG GCCCGGGTGGAGCGCATGGAGCagttccagaaagaaaaggaggagctGGACAGGGGCTGTCGCGAGTGCAAGCGCAAGGTGGCCGAGTGCCAGCGGAAGCTGAAGGATCTGGAGGTGGCCGAGGGCGAGGGCAGCAGGGCCGAGCTGGAGCGGCTGCAGGCCGAGGCACAGCAGCTGCGCAAGGAGGAGCGGAGCTGGGAGCAGAAGCTGGAGGAGATGCGCAAGAAGGAGAAGAGCATGCCCTGGAACGTGGACACGCTCAGCAAGGACGGCTTCAGCAAG AGCATGGTCAATACCAAGCCTGAGCGGGCGGAGGAGGAGTCGGAGGAGGTGAGGgaacagaaacacaaaaccttCGTGGAGAAGTATGAGAAACAGATCAAGCACTTCG GCATGCTCCGCCGCTGGGATGACAGCCAGAAGTACCTGTCGGACAACGTCCACCTGGTGTGTGAGGAGACCGCCAACTACCTGGTCATCTGGTGCATTGACCTAGAGGTGGAGGAG AAATGTGCGCTGATGGAGCAGGTGGCCCACCAGACCATCGTCATGCAGTTCATCCTGGAGCTGGCCAAGAGCCTGAAGGTGGACCCCCGTGCCTGCTTCCGGCAGTTCTTCACCAAGATCAAG acTGCTGACCGTCAGTACATGGAGGGCTTCAACGACGAGCTGGAGGCCTTCAAAGACCGCGTGCGGGGCCGGGCCAAGCTGCGCATCGAGAAGGCCATGAAGGAGTACGAGGAGGAGGAGCGCAGGAAGCGGCTTGGCCCCGGCGGTCTGGACCCCGTCGAGGTCTACGAGTCCCTCCCTGAG GAACTCCAGAAATGCTTTGACGTGAAGGATGTGCAGATGCTCCAAGATGCCATCAGCAAGATGGACCCCACC GACGCGAAGTACCACATGCAGCGCTGCATCGACTCCGGCCTCTGGGTCCCCAACTCCAAGTCCAGTGAGgccaaagaagaggaggaggcggGTCCCGGGGACCCCTTGCTGGAAGCCTCCAGTCGGGGCGACGAGAAAGACGTCAGCGCATAA